AAAGAAGCGCAACTGGGAAGAGCAGATCTGTTTGTCTCACATCTTTggaattaaaactttgaagacaggataataaaattatataccagCTCATTTTTGCGTCTGCGGTAAGTTTCAAcgaaattatataagagattcgctgtatattcattatatattcaaaaccAGGAGCTTGCCAGGACAACGAAGAGTGCTTATAAGGCATTATCAAGAGATTTCTGCTTCATTACATCGATATAAGAGAGAATTATAAAACTGATGATCGCTCATAAAGAAATCGAATCAATACTAAGCAATGTGTCTGACCTCATATAATCAAACGAATGAAGCGGATGCTGTTGAATCAAAAGCATTTTATCGTACAACATGGCCGATATTTATTCGGTTACCTCACATATatcaaacattaatatttatcgataaCTTATAATCATCGTTTAATACTATCTAAAATTACTAGACGTATTTTGATGTAACGAAAAATCGTTCAAGCTTTCGACCGCGTTTTCTCACGTTTATTCACACAGTATACACGAATAGGAAATAGATGAATTGAATGAATAAATTGAGAGGAATTTTAACGGAATACTTATCGAATATAATATGCAACGAAGTCCTCCAATTAGTGTGATTAATAgacgatttatttttgtaaaacgaaaaaaaaataatctgcgatttttgtaatattttgtataattattaataacgagTGAAACGACATTTATTATGGACGTATGAGTAAAAATCAATGAAATGGACGGAATTGATCGAGGTATCAGTTTTACGACAAGGATTATTTATAACGGCCTGATCGAGAGTAATATGTGTATGCCTGAATCGCGAGGGTTTAATTttatcagagaaaaaaatacagagctgttacaaaaaaaagtgGCCAAGAGGAGTGTAATCGAATTTTATCATccaattctttattaaaacaataatgagTTGACTTTTTcgtatttgattatttttaactaatattattcaaatacaCAGATATTTGACGAGAGagattttttgtcattttttaatattatttatacattttttttttacacaaactCTTGCAATTAGGCATACGATATTCAGGAATGTTATCGCAGAATTAAGGgacagaattaatttctaaccGTAGACTAACGAAGACGCCCAAAGATGAAgcccaaaaaatatttttactacgaAGACgaaaaacacatatataaagaaaagcgcgcatatctatatattatattatatatattatacatatacatatatattttcatcgaAACACGCGTTTACTTTAAATGGAAGCAACATTATTAGCATCTAGTCgatctgtaatatttttttctcttgaagacttcttttttataattgcgatgacgaaagaaaaacgtaaaaagtagttttatatataaatatgtacggtgatatatacacagatatatttcttatatcaaTTTTCCAAGGTGTAACTACTTGTATaatcgattaataataatgattagtATTTAGAATTGTCGCTAATCTTGACGATGCTACATTGCGAGTGTAATGTATGCTCTGCAGAATAAATGAGAATAAGTAATTCCGGAAGTATTTcttccatttattttaattagtataaGAGTTTTATCATGAAAGAgtaaatacttaatatatgaagcgaaaaaaagaaaataaaagtttgatttaaactttcaaaaataattggcGTTTGTCAAAAATTCGACATTCCGCTTAAAATTATTGgtatatttatttcgttttacacataatataataataataataataataataataataatgttttagtTTTCGATATCAgttgaataaaaagttttcgagatatttgtaAGAAAGCATATATGTTctctaaaaaagataatttcgataataattaacttatCTAATAAAGGAATTGTTTCATTatctcaatttattttctttttatatttgatgattattttaagaaagttatatttcttatcaTCTCTCAGAATCAATGTTGGCAATTTCGAAACTATCATGCATAACGAGTTGATGAgaatttttatacgaaaagtttcgtttatacatttaatttttattgttagagaTATAAGAGACATACGTATAACTCGCATACATTCCGACCAAGCTACACAACGTAGTTATTGTTCGTCTTCCAAACTTCAATGTCGTCCTTTGTAATTCTTTTCAGACCGTACGATCGtcatcatattataatttaagtcaCGTGTACATTTTACAGAGCTGTATAATTCAAACATTATGTATAGAGATTCTCAGAAATGATGTAGAATAcagatcaatttattttttacgatttaactttttttggttgtatgaatattaaaacaataaattttaataattaatatattaattctctaataaaattttaaagaatgaatttttcaagGAATATGTTCTTCGAAAGATACTcccgttttatttatttttattttaccgtaagaaatatttttcagagaaaaagattatcaaacattttttatgcatttttcgtattaaataaagatggACGTTTTCGCTTGTTGATggcgtaaaaataattttacaaggaAAAGATTAAATCAGTAAAGAAATGCATCCctcgttaaataattttattcaacttttAAGCTATATAAATAGTGTGCAAAAGTGTACAATTTACTCTAGCGTCGCGTTGAGAAAGAATTCGctcataaaaattacatgCGATTTTGAAGTATAATATAGGAATCATATTAGCTTTTTATCTTgttctgtatattttaatttataccaTTAATTAAAGAACGCGTTACGCGCGAAATAACGGAAGATTGAGGTTGTATCGTGATGCAATCGATTGCGTAGACACAcgcatatgtaattatatttttattttttttcggagAAATCTCCGTATATATcgtttttgaatataaatggCGGTTTACAACAAACAAGTGCAAGTGCAACtctaatttttgcatatacaAGCGACACAAAACATTGCATTTTCCATACTTGATacgcgcgaaaaaaaaaaacgaagaaataaataatatacaaaaaatgctTGTTGTTTACGTTTATTCGACGACATTTGcagatttattgaaatttcatGTCATCGTgtgtgatttttatttctcttccttatttttaaaataaatgaatcgcAATTAGCGATTCTGAACCAGTTGTTTTTCGTTAAAACCATAGCGGATCGAACGTACGTTTAAGTCAAGATTTTGTGAGTGATTATCGAAGGTTAATATCGTCCCGAAAGCGAGGACGATTTTCAAGTGAAATCGAGAGCAAACTTGTGATCACAAACACGAGAGATCATACTGATGGAGCTGGGCAAGTGTAAGCGCTGTTTTTGCGAAATCAAAACGCACGTGCGTTAAATCGAAATAATCGCTCGCCGTATTAGCTGATAGTTAAATCAatgaagattaaattttattgttcaaTATACTATGGAATAGAATAATGTAACGAAAATCGCGCAtcaaaatgaaagaaaattgcaGAAAACTTGCATAACTCAAAGCTTGCGAATTATTtactcaaatataatatatagttcaaATGAAATCATCCAAGAAATTTAATGacaattcttatatttttcctgACAATAAAAAGAAGggctttttatttcttttcattaaataacattaatcgCTCTATCTTCAAGATGTTTATAAACGCTTTTATCAGTTTAATTTCTTAGATTTatcttctctatttttttaccgGTTGACAATCTACCATCTTTATATCAAGATATTATCATGATGTTATCACGATCGTAAtcataaagattaaattaccCGTGGCTACCTGTAACCTTTGACGAGCAACAGCCGAACAAAGGGACGATCTTCTCTCCGTCAGCCCAGCTCCGCGTGCATACATACAAGTATAGTCTACGTGCGGCATCCTAAAGCTCTAAGGAAGGCGTCGTCGGGAATCAGTTTCCCGCATCGACGACCGAGTTCAGCGCATCAGATCTCATTGATGTGCTGATGAATGTTGTACGCCCTTCCTCCTCTCCTCGACTCCTTCGGCACGACTCGGTACTGCGGTGCTGTGACCTCCGCTTCGAGTTTCTTCTTGGCTTCTTCAGTAGCATTTCTCTCGGCCAGCAAATCGGCCGGCTTGGAGTAGACGAAGGTGGTCTCCATGCCATTGGCCTGTCCGATGGTCGCCGAGCCCTTCAGAACGTTGTCCTGGGCGCTCAGCAGCTGCTTGAACCGCTCGTCGTTTCTCTCGATGTCCGCCATGTTACGGGCCGATCTCGAGGATTCGGCTCGCTGCTGATGGTTCTGCTGCGGCGACTCGTTCTCCTTGCCTGTCAGATTCAGCTTCGGATTGAGATTGAGACCCAGCCATTGAGTGAACATCGCGATGCCCTGCTCCGCGCTGGCGGACACCGCGGCGATCAGCGCGTCGGTGTTTAAGCTGTCATCCTCCTCTTCCGTAGTCTCGGCGACGGATTCCGTCGTCTCCGTGATGCTGCGTAGGATTtgttggaagaaaaaaaaggacagAGAAATTTTGAGATTAATCGTGAGTTATAATATGAGATACATGCGCTTCCGGAGAGTATTGTAGAGGTACTACTTACGCGGGCATTTCTATCTGTCGGACCCCTTGGTGGAAATTGAAGCATCCCATATGGTACGTGGCTAATGCTCTATCTACCAGAACCGGTTCGATCGCTATGCAACCGTCGTAGCCACCGATGTCAGCCTGCTTAACCGATGTAAATCTCGCGCAGATTTGCGTCACGTCTAAGAAGAGGTTCATGCATGTCGGTTTATTGGCCGCATTTGCTGCAAAAAGTGCGAACAAAACAGattgaaaattcaattatatcgataaatatgtgaaggtataaaatatagagattGCATGGGGAAAGTTGTGTAATtacgtttcaattttatttttttaatttataatttcacagTAATGTGTATAACttatcacaaaataaataatttatataattttatacacaataatttatagaatttctgTTGATCAATTAAAGTTGCATTTGATTTATTTCGACATTCAATGTAAGCAGAGAAGAtgcttcattattattatcattattgttgttataatatttttgtgactACTTGCCGATCTTTGTCGTCGCATTGTGAATGCGATTATCACGATAAGTCAAGTTCAGAGACACATTCTGCTCCTTCTGTCTAAGATTGATGCAAACCGGGCCACTTATATCGATCACGGTTGTCAGATTTAGGTCGACGCAGCAAAGACAACCGGAAGTCTGGCACAGGCATTTGGACTGCGACGTGGTGGATCTCGCCTCGATCTCCGGCAGGTCCCACGAGAGCAGGGTCTCTGTGGGACAGAAGACACGTGGTGATGCATCTGGTGCGAGAGATAAGAAACGTCGCGCACGGGCAGAGAAACTCGGTGCAGAGAAATCGGAACGAAACGAAAGTCGCCATCGATCGAAAGTCAAATGGAAGCCGAATTTCTACGCGCGTTTCACTGCGCCGTAAAAGTTTTGCTTTGctgaatctctctctctctctctctctctctctctctctctttttctaactTGACGATCGGAATGACGAATCAGGCTACGACAGCGTTTATACTCACAATAGATACGGGGAACTACATGCTGGATGTTAAGCGTGTCAATGGGAATTTCTATTGGACTTTCCGGCGGACTTTCTCGCTGAATTGAGGCGTTGAATGACAGTTTTGAGGATAAGTTTTTGTCAGATTTTTTGAGGAtaagaagaatataaagataaagaaaatttaaagtcgctgaaaataaaattaaaagacctATCTCTAATTATCGTATCTTTATTCGAACAGATTTATATGTGAAAgccaattttatgtttatttaaaacgaaatatatattgatttgaaattatacacagtgtatattttttaaataatatttacataatcacAAATAAacaatctatatttaaaattattaaaaattgtacaaaaaaagatttaaatagatttctttataaaattgtcaagTAGCATAAAATGTaactattttcaaataataaaatcaatttgaataatagataaatttaacaatttttttctttttcatacaaataaaaagtaaacgaTCTTTTGTTTATCATatgatttgcaaaataatggTAATCGCGCCGATCAGAGAGCAAAGCAAACACACGTGCATTCGGACGTTGAAGTCTCCGACTCATCGATATCGTCTATCGGCGTACTTAATCAAATTTCGTTCACAGTGCGTCCCAACAGCTCACCGAGCAATCCGGCGGACGTGATGACCACCAGTGTGATCATCAGCACCAAAATCGTAGCTCTCACAGCCATGATGTTCTCCAAAATGGACGTTTGTTCAAATCAAAACAGAGCGCTCGGCGGAGAACGATCCTTCGAGCAGCGAGATCTCGGATGATCAAGATCGCGCGGATACTTTCGCGCGGCCGGACGGATTCACTGACAACGCGTGCTATGGGTGAGATGGATCTTCGGAGATCCTGCCCGGCAAAGAAGAAGCTTAAATCTGTACACGGCGCCGGTACCGCGGGTGTCGGATCGCCGACCGGTTCGACGGTCGGCACGAAAACAGGGGACAGGATTGGTCAGGTACGTCGAGACGGTGGGGCACCCTGGGACTGGGCATCgtcgacgcgacgcgacgcgacgaggGGGCAAGGAACCTCATCTGGGTGACCGGGTGACCTCCTTCCTCTCCGTCAGCTTGGTACCAGCGCCAGATGGGGACTCGGCGCCGCGCCCCTCCGCTCGTAGGGTTACAAATGTAGGGGACAAAAGACGCTGGACTGTTCTTTGAGAATTATTATCCCTGAAGGAAGGTCATCTTGACGATTTTTCTCAGACGACAAAATTATTGGAAAGCTTTGATGTTTGATAGATCTGTAATTtttcggggggggggggggaatttTCGTCGAAAGCGGCAGGAAGTAGAAATGTAGAGCTTCTCTTCGGAAATTTTTTCCTTCCAGGCATTGTCATCTCGAGGGCATTTTTACGCTCTCGCGCATGATTCTTAACCGTGAAGGCGAACGTTCATTAAAATGTCGTTGTCACAAATTTTATTGCGACAAGATCGGAACAAgataaggaaaaatattttcagttcCTGAATAACCGTGTCAACTTTTGTGTAAGATTGCTAAATGTTCTACTTtcgaatttaattatcgacattATACCGACTTGTTCTGCTCctctctaacaataagtttctATACGTGTTACCGCGCAAAATTTCCATAAACACAAGGGAACACTTTCCAACAGGCTCAAAAAAGCTCTTCGCGCGTGAacgttttctaatttaataacacGCCACCGgggatttttctttctttttccgtGCGAGCACCGTCTCTCGGCTTTCaccgtttgaaaaaaaatcgcgaTAGGCTGTTTATTGATCTGCTGCAAAATCACTTACGATTACgttgctttttcttttttctcgcatGAATGCGTGGGCGCGGTTCGTGCGTGACTCTGAGAAAACGGAGCAAAGCGTGTGTTGACATGACTAAAATGGGccgagtaaaaagaaatatttttcttaaaaagaaaaaaaaagaatttctaataaattttttgattcaTTATAATAGCacgaaaaatttcattttatccATTCACTAATGAAGGCATTTTTATATCAGAGATAGACATGTTGAAGAGACAAGGACAGACGCGTGCtagtttgataaaattacGAGACaaaatcgaagagattaaaatttcttacaatatcaataaaaaaataccgtGGAAAAAGATGGCGATTTCTCcgaagttatataattatgtcgaAGGAAGCGACCGGGTACTTACTCTGTCGTCATTCATCGTCAGGAAACAATCATCGGTTAGATATTGTAATTGCATAAATAGTTTCTTCGCACATCACGAGACGTCAATGTCACGAACACGCGATTACTCCGCCTTAATCGTCATGTAAATCTAATCGCTTCGACAAGCGCGACTGCACGTCGGAATTAccatcatattttttcttcaccGATGCAACTGCGGAAGGAAATCGGAGGCACGCAGCATCCGATCGACGATTATTCCATGAGATTACGTAAAAACTCGTTTGTCCCCCGCACACGATCAGGATGGCCCACATGTTTGTGGGTCGTTTGTGTTAATCATCGATACTTTAACTCCGAAGATCAAATCGTCATTCGAAATCGCGGGAAATAATGGTatctattctacattttaataCGATTTAATTCAATCAAAGGAAACTATACATTTGAAATGTCACACAAATAAACCAAGGAAACTTTCCGtatttgctataaaaaattaattattaataatgaattaattattatataattacaattatataataattaatacatatatatatatttatttatttatttatttattacatattatttattactataattattaattattaattatttatataattatcttaattatttttgaaatttatatcaaaatttatttgacatctgaaatataagaaactaaactaataaatttgttttaaaataaaagttccatttttattatgagaaaCGCTATTGTTTTTAAGTATGTCAATTAAACATTCTCAATTAGAAGTTCTAATACTAATAGCGTTAGACGTCATCGCTATCGATGACCTGGGTCGGACGTCAAACGACGGACAAATATTAACCAAGGTAAACCACCATTCTGGCCACTAC
This sequence is a window from Anoplolepis gracilipes chromosome 10, ASM4749672v1, whole genome shotgun sequence. Protein-coding genes within it:
- the LOC140669921 gene encoding uncharacterized protein codes for the protein MAVRATILVLMITLVVITSAGLLETLLSWDLPEIEARSTTSQSKCLCQTSGCLCCVDLNLTTVIDISGPVCINLRQKEQNVSLNLTYRDNRIHNATTKIANAANKPTCMNLFLDVTQICARFTSVKQADIGGYDGCIAIEPVLVDRALATYHMGCFNFHQGVRQIEMPAITETTESVAETTEEEDDSLNTDALIAAVSASAEQGIAMFTQWLGLNLNPKLNLTGKENESPQQNHQQRAESSRSARNMADIERNDERFKQLLSAQDNVLKGSATIGQANGMETTFVYSKPADLLAERNATEEAKKKLEAEVTAPQYRVVPKESRRGGRAYNIHQHINEI